One Aegilops tauschii subsp. strangulata cultivar AL8/78 chromosome 7, Aet v6.0, whole genome shotgun sequence genomic window carries:
- the LOC109748992 gene encoding GDSL esterase/lipase EXL1: MASLYRGLLLLLMALLPSAHGATTARGKISAAFVFGDSIVDPGNNNDRLTEAKANFPPYGQDFPGGVATGRFSNGKVPGDMLAARLGIKELLPPYHGNDLPLSELLTGVVFASGGSGYDPLTSIPATATSSTGQLELFLEYKERLRTLVGEEEMTRVISEGIYFTVMGANDLANNYFAIPLRRHQYDLPSYVKFLVSSAVNFTMKLNDMGAKKIAFIGIPPIGCCPSQRELGSRECEPMRNQAANLFNSEIEKEIHRLDAEQNVQGSKFIYLDIYYNLLDLIQRPGFYDFKEVTEGCCGSTVLNAAIFIKNHPACPNAYDYIFWDSFHPTEKAYNIVVDKLFQQNMQYLM; the protein is encoded by the exons ATGGCGTCTCTCTACCGaggcctgctgctgctgctgatggcGCTTCTCCCATCCGCCCATGGAGCAACCACGGCTAGAGGCAAAATCTCTGCAGCGTTTGTGTTCGGCGATTCGATCGTCGATCCCGGCAACAACAACGACCGGCTGACGGAGGCGAAGGCCAACTTCCCGCCGTACGGGCAGGACTTCCCCGGCGGGGTGGCCACCGGGAGGTTCTCCAACGGGAAGGTTCCCGGAGACATGCTAG CTGCTAGGTTGGGAATTAAGGAACTATTGCCACCCTACCATGGAAATGATCTTCCACTAAGTGAGCTACTCACTGGTGTCGTCTTTGCTTCTGGTGGCAGTGGATACGATCCTTTAACTTCGATACCCGCG ACTGCTACATCGAGTACTGGGCAACTTGAATTATTCCTTGAATATAAGGAGAGACTAAGAACTTTAGTCGGAGAAGAGGAGATGACACGTGTTATCTCTGAAGGCATATACTTCACAGTCATGGGGGCAAATGACCTTGCAAATAATTATTTTGCAATCCCTTTGAGGCGCCATCAATATGACCTTCCTTCGTACGTGAAATTTCTTGTCTCTTCCGCCGTCAACTTTACCATG AAATTAAATGACATGGGTGCAAAGAAGATTGCATTCATTGGCATTCCACCAATTGGATGTTGTCCCTCGCAAAGAGAACTTGGATCAAGAGAATGTGAGCCCATGAGGAATCAAGCAGCAAATCTATTTAATTCTGAAATAGAAAAGGAAATACATCGGCTAGATGCAGAACAAAATGTTCAAGGCTCCAAGTTTATTTATCTCGATATATACTACAATCTTCTTGATCTCATTCAGCGACCTGGTTTTTATG ATTTCAAGGAGGTAACCGAAGGATGTTGTGGCAGCACAGTGCTAAATGCAGCAATATTCATTAAAAATCACCCTGCATGCCCAAATGCTTATGATTACATTTTCTGGGACAGCTTTCATCCTACCGAAAAGGCCTACAACATTGTGGTTGATAAACTATTTCAGCAAAATATGCAGTACCTGATGTGA